Proteins found in one Triticum aestivum cultivar Chinese Spring chromosome 4D, IWGSC CS RefSeq v2.1, whole genome shotgun sequence genomic segment:
- the LOC123096668 gene encoding fatty acid desaturase DES3, producing MGAAARRAPEQEQSCKATEDFDAAKPPPFRIGDVRAAVPAHCWRKSPLRSLSYVARDVAVVAALAGAAWWLNSWAVWPLYWAAQGTMFWALFVLGHDCGHGSFSDSGTLNSVVGHLLHTFILVPYNGWRISHRTHHQNHGHIDKDESWHPITENLYKEMEPSTKKLRFSLPYPLLAFPVYLWYRSPGKNGSHFNPSSDLFSPKERLDVIVSTTCWFTMIALLIAMACVFGLVPVLKLYGVPYAVFVMWLDLVTYLHHHGHQDLPWYRGEEWSYLRGGLTTVDRDYGWINNIHHDIGTHVIHHLFPQIPHYHLVEATKAARPVLGRYYREPEKSGPLPLHLFHVLLRSLRVDHFVSDVGDVVFYQTDPSLNGDNWTKNGKHK from the exons ATGGGCGCCGCGGCGAGGAGGGCGCCCGAGCAGGAGCAAAGCTGCAAGGCCACGGAGGACTTCGACGCCGCCAAGCCGCCGCCCTTCCGCATCGGCGACGTGCGCGCCGCCGTGCCCGCCCACTGCTGGCGCAAGAGCCCACTCCGGTCCCTCTCCTACGTCGCCCGCGACGTCGCCGTCGTGGCCGCGCTGGCCGGGGCCGCATGGTGGCTCAACAGCTGGGCCGTGTGGCCGCTCTACTGGGCAGCGCAGGGCACCATGTTCTGGGCGCTCTTCGTCCTCGGCCACGACTG TGGTCACGGGAGCTTCTCAGACAGCGGGACGCTCAACAGCGTCGTCGGCCACCTGCTGCACACCTTCATCCTTGTCCCATACAACGGATG GAGGATCAGCCACAGGACGCACCATCAGAACCATGGCCACATCGACAAGGACGAGTCATGGCACCCG ATTACCGAGAATTTGTACAAGGAGATGGAGCCAAGCACCAAGAAGCTACGCTTCTCACTGCCATACCCGCTCCTGGCTTTCCCTGTCTACCTC TGGTACAGAAGCCCAGGCAAGAACGGTTCGCATTTCAACCCAAGCAGCGATTTGTTCAGCCCCAAGGAGAGGCTTGACGTGATCGTATCCACCACTTGCTGGTTCACGATGATCGCGCTGCTCATTGCCATGGCGTGTGTGTTTGGGCTGGTGCCTGTGCTCAAGCTCTACGGGGTTCCATATGCT GTGTTTGTGATGTGGCTCGATTTGGTGACGTACCTTCACCACCATGGTCACCAGGACCTCCCTTGGTATCGCGGCGAG GAATGGAGCTACCTCCGTGGTGGCCTGACGACCGTGGACCGGGACTATGGATGGATCAACAACATCCACCATGACATTGGCACTCATGTCATCCACCACCTCTTCCCTCAAATACCTCACTACCACCTAGTAGAAGCA ACCAAGGCAGCAAGGCCAGTACTGGGAAGATATTACCGCGAGCCAGAGAAGTCAGGTCCACTGCCACTtcacctcttccatgtcctcctcagGAGCTTGAGAGTCGATCACTTCGTGAGCGATGTTGGAGATGTTGTCTTCTACCAAACTGACCCAAGCTTGAATGGCGATAACTGGACGAAAAATGGCAAGCACAAGTGA